A part of Microbacterium atlanticum genomic DNA contains:
- a CDS encoding glycoside hydrolase family 32 protein: MHDHDAQPTFPSRRALLWAAAVIAAVAVVLVTVFALPRPANEGPEVRPSPTAPADAFERPDDWSPHRPAVHITPEKNWMNDPQKPFLLDGVWHYYYLYNADYPDGNGTAWYHATSTDLVNWTDEGVAIEKYDNGLGDIWTGTAVVDEKGTAGFGAGAVIALVTQQVDGVQRQSLFFSRDGGYSFESYEGNPVMDNPGVADWRDPRVFWDETAGHWVMALAEHDRIGFYTSPNLKDWTYTSDFATSGLGVLECPDLFPMSVDGDPDDVRWVLVAGANGAAEGKTTGTAYWVGEWDGERFTPDGSGHQWLDHGPDYYAAVTWDDPRLDEQERLATRYSIGWMNNWAYAGKFPTEEWHGGSDSLVRTLTLRSDAAGPRLHSAPAPELSALEGEAAAIDDARVDGREGVDVEIPASGAYRLELDAASEKNGELRVKILGGDDTFATVGYDFREQVAFVARDADAVAADMPDAYREVRTAPVALRDGRVTLDIVVDAGSVEVFAGDGEAALTMATFGSSDERGLRIEGARGAVSVSDASLTPLRVAPIDRLSARE, translated from the coding sequence ATGCACGATCACGACGCCCAGCCCACGTTCCCCTCGCGGCGCGCCCTGCTCTGGGCGGCGGCGGTCATCGCGGCGGTCGCCGTGGTGCTCGTCACCGTGTTCGCGCTCCCCCGGCCCGCGAACGAGGGGCCCGAGGTGCGCCCGTCTCCCACCGCGCCGGCCGACGCGTTCGAGCGCCCGGACGACTGGTCGCCGCACCGCCCGGCCGTGCACATCACGCCGGAGAAGAACTGGATGAACGATCCGCAGAAGCCGTTCCTCCTCGACGGCGTCTGGCACTACTACTACCTGTACAACGCGGACTATCCCGACGGGAACGGCACCGCCTGGTACCACGCGACCTCGACCGATCTCGTGAACTGGACCGACGAGGGCGTCGCGATCGAGAAGTACGACAACGGTCTCGGCGACATCTGGACCGGAACTGCGGTCGTCGACGAGAAGGGCACGGCCGGCTTCGGCGCCGGCGCCGTGATCGCGCTGGTCACGCAGCAGGTCGACGGCGTGCAGCGCCAGTCGCTCTTCTTCTCGCGCGACGGCGGCTACTCGTTCGAGTCGTACGAGGGCAACCCGGTGATGGACAACCCGGGTGTGGCCGACTGGCGGGATCCGCGGGTGTTCTGGGACGAAACCGCGGGGCACTGGGTGATGGCGCTGGCCGAGCACGACCGGATCGGCTTCTACACCTCGCCGAACCTCAAGGACTGGACGTACACGTCCGACTTCGCGACGTCGGGGCTCGGGGTGCTCGAGTGCCCCGACCTGTTCCCCATGTCGGTGGACGGTGATCCCGACGACGTGCGCTGGGTGCTCGTGGCCGGCGCGAACGGCGCCGCCGAGGGCAAGACCACCGGCACGGCGTACTGGGTCGGCGAGTGGGACGGCGAGCGCTTCACCCCCGACGGTTCCGGGCACCAATGGCTCGACCACGGGCCCGACTACTACGCGGCCGTCACGTGGGACGACCCGCGGCTCGACGAGCAGGAGCGCCTGGCCACCCGCTACAGCATCGGCTGGATGAACAACTGGGCGTACGCGGGCAAGTTCCCCACCGAGGAGTGGCATGGCGGGTCAGACTCGCTCGTGCGCACGCTGACACTGCGGTCGGATGCCGCGGGCCCAAGGCTGCACTCGGCTCCCGCGCCGGAGCTCTCGGCGCTGGAGGGCGAGGCAGCGGCGATCGACGATGCGCGGGTCGACGGACGCGAGGGCGTGGACGTGGAGATCCCGGCCTCGGGTGCGTACCGGTTGGAGTTGGATGCCGCCAGCGAGAAGAACGGCGAGCTGCGCGTGAAGATCCTCGGCGGCGATGACACGTTCGCGACGGTCGGGTACGACTTCCGCGAGCAGGTGGCGTTCGTCGCCCGTGACGCGGACGCCGTGGCCGCCGACATGCCCGACGCGTATCGCGAGGTGCGGACCGCCCCGGTGGCCTTGCGGGACGGCCGCGTCACCTTGGACATCGTGGTGGATGCCGGTTCCGTCGAGGTGTTCGCCGGCGACGGGGAGGCTGCGCTGACGATGGCGACCTTCGGGAGCTCCGATGAGCGTGGTCTGCGGATCGAGGGTGCCCGTGGTGCGGTGTCGGTGAGCGATGCGTCGCTCACCCCGTTGCGGGTGGCGCCGATCGACCGGTTGTCCGCCCGCGAGTAG